The Sandaracinaceae bacterium genome includes the window GGCCGCCGGTGCCGTCCACGTTTCGTGCGTACGACCCGTCGGGCTGCCACATGACGTCGAGCAGGGTCGACGCGAGCGCGGCGTGGTCGTCCGCCGTCCAGTACATCTCGTGCTCGGTGGCCTCGACGATGAACGAGACGATCGCGCCCGCGTGTGACGTGTCCTGGACCTCCTCACCCTCCGGCACGCCCCAGTGGCTCGACCAGGTGTAGGCGCTGGGCGTGCTGGGGTTCGCGTAGAGCTGCTCACGCAGGTTGGAGGGGCGGCCCGGCATCTCGCCGAAGGAGATGTTCTCGAAGACCTCGAGGTACTCCATCTCGCCCGTCATGACGTGGAGCTCCATGCCGATGCGCGCCCAGTGGCTCGCCATGTGGGTGCGTGACCGGTAGAGGTTGCCCTCCCCGCGCGAGCGCCACTTCTCCCAGACGTGTTGCCGTGAGAACGCGAGCAGCTCCTCGTAGCGGGCCTGGTAGTCGGCGCGAGCGCGCACCTCGGGGTTGTCGTGCAGGACGCGCACGAGGGAGACGACGTGCCGCCAGTAGTAGCTCTCCCAGAGCGGGTAGGACTCGCCCCCGTTCGTGGCCGGGCCCGGCCAGTGGCGGTAGCCGTCTGCGCCCAGCTCGGCGTCGGCCAGGGTGCTGTCGATGAGCCCGAGCACCAGGTCGAGGTAGGCGTCGTCGCCCGTCGCGCGCCACATCGAGGTGAGCCCGTCGATGCAGTACGACAAGAAGTAGTGCTCCTGGTCGACTCCGGTCGAGGTCGCCAGCTCCGTGCAGTACTCGCGGTCGCGGCGCTCCCACTCCGCCTGCCAGAGCGTCTCCCACTCGCTGACCGCCCTCGGGCACTCCGGGCCCGGGCAGCCGTCCAGCGCGCAGCGCAGGCCGTCGGCGTGATAACCCGGGTCGCACTCGCAGCTCGCCTCGGCGCCCTCGACGCAGCGTCCGACCGGGCCGCAGTCCACGCCCTCGCAGACGCCCGTGGCGGGGCCCGCGTCCGCGCCCGCGTCCAGCTGCGTCATCGCGTCCGGGCGGTCGGGGCTGGCGTCGGGTGAGGCAGTGGACGCGTCCACGCCTGCGTCATCGGCGGCCCCGCCGTCGCAGGCGGTGAGCGCGAGGGTGAGAGCCAGGAGCGAGGTGAAGCTGCGCATGCCTCCCAGACTGCCAGCGGACGGGCGCGCGATCTCGGGGAGGAACCGTACGCCGTCCGATTCGCGCGGGCGTCAGCCCCGGTTGAGGCCGTGCTTGTCGAGCTTCTCGTAGAGCGTGGCCCGGCCGATGCCGAGGCTCTTGGCCGCCTCGGTGCGGTTGCCGTCCGTGGCCTCGAGGGCTTGCGCGAGCAGGCCGCGCTCGTAGGCGGCGAGGCGCTCTTGCAGGCTCGCTTGCTTGGGCGGCTCCGCGCCCGGGGCGTCGCCCGGGAGCAGCTCGAGGTCCAGCCCATCGGGCGGGCTCAGCGCGACGAGGCTCTCGATCGCGTTGCGGAGCTCGCGCACGTTGCCGGGCCAGCGGTACGCGAGCAGGCGGCGCCGCATCGCGTCGGTCAGCGGGTAGGCGGCCGCGCCGTAGCGCTCCGCGAACTCGTCCAGGAAGCGCCGCGCGAGCACCGGGATGTCGGCCGGACGCTCCCGCAGCGGCGGCACGTGCAGGTTCACCACCCTGAGGCGGTAGTAGAGATCCTCCCGGAACTCTCCGCCCTGGACGTGCCGCTCGAGGTCGCGATGGGTGGCCGCGAGGATGCGCACGTCGATCTTCACCGGGCGGTCCTCGCCGACGGGGCGCACCTCTCCCTCCTGGAGGACCCGCAGCAGCTTCGCCTGCGTCCGCGGATCGAGCTCGCCCACCTCGTCGAGGAAGAGCGTGCCGCCGTCGGCCTCGCGGAAGAGGCCCGCGCGCGACTTCACCGCGCCCGTGAACGCGCCGCGCTCGTGGCCGAAGAGCTCGGCCTCGGCCAGCTCCGGCGTGATGGCGGCGCAGTTGAAGCGGATGAAGGGCTGCTCGGCGCGGTCGCTCGCCCGGACCAGCGCGTCGGCGAGCCGCTCCTTGCCCGTGCCGCTCTCGCCCGTGATGAGCACGGTGACCGGCCGCGGGGCGACGCGGGCCGCGAGCACCGCGAGGCGCTTCATCGGCTCGCTCGCGAAGGCCATCGAGCGGCTGAGGTTGAGCTCCGCCTCGAGGCGCTCGTTGTCGGCCGCGAGGCGCACCGTCTCCACCGCGCGCGCGACGACCGCGAGCAGCTCGTCCGTCTCGAAGGGCTTCTTGAAGTAGTCGTACGCGCCGTGCTTCATCGCCTCGACCGCGGCGCGCTCCGAGCCGTGGGCGGTCAGGAGGATCACGCGCGGCGGCTGCGGGCGTGTCTGCAACGCCGACAGGAGCGAGAGCCCGTCGCGCCGCGGCATCCGGAGATCCGTCAGCACCAGGTGAAAGCCCTCGCCCACCCTGCTCAACGCGTCCTCTCCGTCGACGGCCTCCTCGACCTCGTAGCCCTCGTCCTCGAGCACGCCGCGCAGCGTGTACCGCACGCCCTCGTCGTCATCGACGACCAGGATCCGCGGGGTCACGAAGCCACCTCGATGGGCAGCGTGAGCTCGGCCACGGTGCCGCCGCCGTCGCGGCTGGCCAGGAGCAGCTCTCCGCCGTGCTGGCGCGCGAGGCCGCGCGCGACGACCAGGCCGATCCCGGAGCCCTGCGCCTTGGTGGTCACGCCCGGCTCGAACACGCGCTCGGCCACCTCCGGGTCGACGCCGGGGCCTCGGTCGAGGACCTGCACCAGCGCGCGCTGCGCCTTCGCGCGGACGCGGAGGATCACGCGCTCGCCGGGCGGGCTCGCGTCGAGCGCGTTCTGCACGAGGTTGATGAGGACCTGACGCACCTTTCGAGGGTCGCACCGCAGCGACACCGGCGCATCCAGGTCCGCCTCGACGCCGACCGACCGCTCCGCCGCGAGCGCCTCGTGCAAGCGCGCCACGTCGCGGGCCAGCGCGCCGAGCTCCACCTCCTCCATCGACAGGGGCACGAGCGGGCGGGAGAAGTTGAGCAGCTCCTCGAGGATCTCCTGCATGCGGTCGACCTCGCGTCGCAGCACCCCGAGCCGCTCGGCGGGCTTCCCCTCGGCCGTCTTGGCCACGAGCGCGGCGAGGCCCTTCACGCTCGCGAGCGGGTTCTTCAGCTCGTGGGCCAGCTCCGCGCTGAGCGCGGTGAGCGCGCGGCTCTGCTCGGCGTGCATGGCGAGGGCGCGATCCCGCTCGCCGATGGCCTCGTCGAAGAGCTCCTCGAAGATCCGCCGCACCCCCACGCCGACGCGGGACGCGACGATCAGCATGAGCGAGTAGAGACACGCCGCGATCCAGGGCGCGGGGCCTCGCTCGAGCGCGGAGGCGGCGCCGAAGATCTCGGGGATCAGCGTGTCCACCGGCGCGCCGCTCGCGTGCACCCAGGCGAGCGCCCACACGGTGGGGACCTCGAGCAGCAGCACGGTCAGGGTCATGGCGAGCGGCTCCACCAGCACCGCCGCGACGAGGCTCATGATGACGATCGCGGGGACGACCGGGCTGAAGAGCCCCCCGCTCGCGGTCACCATCGCGAGCTGCCCCGCCGCCATGACCACCAGGTTCAGCGGGAGCACCAGCGCCTCGATGCCCTGGCGGCGATAGCGCACGAACTCGACGGTCGAGACCGAGAGCAAGACCGCGATCACCCCGAGAAGGAGGTGCCGCCGCCACGCCGTGGGCTCGAAGAAGACGAAGGTCAGCGCGACGAGGCTGAGCACCGGCGCGACCACGAGCCGCGCGCGCACGAGCTTGGCGAACGCCCGATCACGGGCGCCGCGGCGAAAGGAGGGCGTGTCGGTCGGGGGGCGGGCCACGGCGTGCACGAGGCGCGAGAGCAGGGGCGCGGTGATGCTACCAAGGGCGTCCACGCGCAGGGGGAGCGCAAGCGTCGAGCCAACGCGCGCAGAAGGCCCCGCGCGGCGCGGGTGTCCGGGATGCCGGAGAGCCGCTGTCCGGGGATCCGGACACGTGGCGCCCCGGCCTCTCCGCTCGCCCGCGCCAGCGACCTGGCATGGCTATCGCTGTGACGTGCGACATGAAGCGAGTCGTCATCGTCGTCATCGTGGTGGGCGCGGCGCTCAGCGCGGCGATCGCCTGGAAGATCCACGCGCAGCGAGAGGCGCTCGAAGGTCCGCCCCAGGGCTCGGGCGTGATCGAGGGAGACGGGGTGGACCTCGCGGCGCGCATCGGGGCGCGTGTGATCGCGGCCCCCGTCGAGGAGGGAGCGCGCGTCGAGGCGGGCGCCGTGATCCTCGAGCTGGCGTGCGATGAGCCCGAGGCGCGGCTCGCCGAGGCGGAGGCGCGGCTCGCGGCGGCGGGAGCGCAGGCCACCGGAGCCGCGGCGCAGGCGGAGGCCGCGCGGCGACAGAGCCAGGCGGCGCGCGCGTCGATCGGGGCCGCGAGCGCGCAGGCGAGCGCCCTGGACGCGCAGGCGAGCGTGGCGAGCCGGGAGGCGGAGCGGGTGGAGTCGATGGGAGACCACGCGGCGCTGTCCCGCCGCGACCAGGCGCGGACCGCGGCGACCGGGCTCGAGGCGCAGGTGAGCGCGGCCCGCGCGCAGCGCACCGCGGCCCGGCGTCAGGCGTCCGCGGCGACGAGCCAGGCGGAGGCGGCCGCGGCGCAGGCGGACGCGAGCGCGCGGGGCGTGGCCGCGATCGAGGCGATGGTGCGGGCGGCGCGGGTCGCGGTGGACGAGTGCCGCATCCTCGCGCCGCGGGCCGGCGTGCTCGAGCGCCTCTACTACGAGCCCGGCGAGCTGGTGATGCCCGGCGCCACGGTGGCGCGCCTCGTCGACCCGGCGAGGGTGACGGTGACCTTCTACGTGCCGAACGCGGACGTCGACGAGGCCCGGGTCGGCATGCGCGCGCGCGTGGTCGCGGACGCGCTCGAGGGCCGCGTCTTCGAAGGCACGGTGCAGCGCGTCGCGCTCGAAGCCGAGTTCACGCCGCGCAACATCCAGACCCGGAGCGACCGCGACCGGCTGGTCTTCCCCGTCGAGGTGGAGCTGACGAACGAAGACGAGGCGCTCCGCGCGGGCATGCCCGTGACCGTCACCCTGCAGACGGGGCAGCGCGAGTGAGCGCGGTGAGCGCAGAGGGGCTCTGGCGGAGCTTCGGCGACACGCGCGCGGTGCGTGGGGTCAGCCTCGCGGTCGAGCCGGGGGAGCTCTACGGGCTCGTCGGTCCGGACGGCGCGGGCAAGACCACCACCATCGGCTGCCTGGCCGGGCTGATGCACCCGGACCGCGGCGCCGTGCGCGTGCTCGGCGAGGACCCGATGGCGCGGGGGAGCAAGGCGCGAGAGCAGCTCGGCCTGATGCCGCAGGAGTACAGCCTCTACGGCGACCTCAGCATCGGGGAGAACCTCTGGTTCTTCGGGCAGCTCTTCGGTCTGCCGAAGGCGCTCTTCCGCCAGCGCACGGAGCGGCTGCTGGCGATCACGCGGCTCGCGCCCTTCGTCGACCGCCGCGCCAGCGCGCTGAGCGGCGGCATGTACAAGAAGCTCGCCCTGAGCTGCGCGCTGCTGCACGAGCCGCGGGTGCTGCTCCTGGACGAGCCGACCAACGGCGTCGACCCGGTCAGCCGCCGGGAGCTGTGGGAGCTCATCTACGAGTTCGTGGCCGAGGGCATGGCGGTGCTGATCAGCACCCCCTACATGGACGAGGCCGCGCGCTGCCACCGCGTGGGGCTGATGCACGAGGGGAAGATCATCGCCGAGGGCGGGCCGGGCGCGCTGACCGACGCCCTCGAGCACGACGTGTTCGAGCTCGAGGGCGGCGATCGAGAGGCCCTGCATGCGGCGCTGTCGTCGCTCCCCGGGGTGGTCGCCGCCTCTCCGGCGGGAGCGCGCCTCCGGGTGGTGCTGTCACCCCGCCACACCCAAGAGGCACAAGCGGCGCTGACGCAGCTCGGTGCCCGACTCCGCCGGGTGCGGCCCGACTTCGAGGACCTGTTCCTGGCCCGCATCGCACCGGAGGCCGCGTGAAGAATGCGATCGAGGTGCAGGATCTGCGCAAGCAGTTCGGAGACTTCGTCGCGGTGCGCGACGTGAGCTTCGAGGTGGAGCGCGGGGAGATCTTCGGCTACCTGGGTGCGAACGGAGCCGGCAAGTCGACCACCATCCGGATGCTCTGTGGTCTGCTCGCGCCGACCTCGGGCGCCGCGCGGGTGGCCGGACACGACGTCGCACGCGCGCCGGGGCGGGTGAAGGCCTCCATCGGCTACATGTCCCAGAAGTTCAGCCTCTATCTGGACCTGAACGCGCAGCACAACCTGGAGTTCTTCGGCGGCATCTACGGCCTGCGTGGCAAGGCGCTGACGCGCGCGATCGACGCCGCGGTGGAGCAGACGGGCCTCGGTGCGCACCGAGACGCGGTCACCGGGAGCCTGCCCGGCGGGATCCGTCAGCGGCTCGCCCTCGCCTGCGCGATCCTGCATCGACCGACCATCGTCTTCCTCGACGAGCCCACGGCGGGCGTGGACCCGGCGTCCCGGCGCGACTTCTGGCGGCTCATCCGCGGCATGGCCGCGAGCGGCACCACCGTCTTCGTCACGACGCACTACATGGACGAGGCCGAATACTGCGCGCGGATCGGGCTGATGGTCGACGGCGCGCTGGTCGCGCTGGACACGCCCCACGCACTCAAGCGACGGTTCGTACCGGGTGAGACCCTCGCGGTGGAGGGGCGCGGCTTGCACCACGCGGTGAAGGCCGCGCGCGCCCTCCCCTCTGTCGTCGCCGCGGAGCCATTCGGCGCCCGGCTGCACGTGCGCTTTCAGGAGGGCGCGGCCGACGCGGCGCGGCTGCGCGCCGCCCTCGAGAGCACGGGCGCCGTGGTCGAGCGCGTCGAGTCCGTCGAGGCGTCGCTCGAGGACGTCTTCCTGGCCGTCGTCGGCGCAGACGACGCGGAGGAGGCCGCGTGAGCCGCTTCTTGCGACGCGTCTGGGCGATCAGCGCGAAGGAGGTGCGGCACGTGCTGCGAGACATGCGCA containing:
- a CDS encoding sigma-54 dependent transcriptional regulator, with the protein product MTPRILVVDDDEGVRYTLRGVLEDEGYEVEEAVDGEDALSRVGEGFHLVLTDLRMPRRDGLSLLSALQTRPQPPRVILLTAHGSERAAVEAMKHGAYDYFKKPFETDELLAVVARAVETVRLAADNERLEAELNLSRSMAFASEPMKRLAVLAARVAPRPVTVLITGESGTGKERLADALVRASDRAEQPFIRFNCAAITPELAEAELFGHERGAFTGAVKSRAGLFREADGGTLFLDEVGELDPRTQAKLLRVLQEGEVRPVGEDRPVKIDVRILAATHRDLERHVQGGEFREDLYYRLRVVNLHVPPLRERPADIPVLARRFLDEFAERYGAAAYPLTDAMRRRLLAYRWPGNVRELRNAIESLVALSPPDGLDLELLPGDAPGAEPPKQASLQERLAAYERGLLAQALEATDGNRTEAAKSLGIGRATLYEKLDKHGLNRG
- a CDS encoding HAMP domain-containing sensor histidine kinase is translated as MDALGSITAPLLSRLVHAVARPPTDTPSFRRGARDRAFAKLVRARLVVAPVLSLVALTFVFFEPTAWRRHLLLGVIAVLLSVSTVEFVRYRRQGIEALVLPLNLVVMAAGQLAMVTASGGLFSPVVPAIVIMSLVAAVLVEPLAMTLTVLLLEVPTVWALAWVHASGAPVDTLIPEIFGAASALERGPAPWIAACLYSLMLIVASRVGVGVRRIFEELFDEAIGERDRALAMHAEQSRALTALSAELAHELKNPLASVKGLAALVAKTAEGKPAERLGVLRREVDRMQEILEELLNFSRPLVPLSMEEVELGALARDVARLHEALAAERSVGVEADLDAPVSLRCDPRKVRQVLINLVQNALDASPPGERVILRVRAKAQRALVQVLDRGPGVDPEVAERVFEPGVTTKAQGSGIGLVVARGLARQHGGELLLASRDGGGTVAELTLPIEVAS
- a CDS encoding HlyD family efflux transporter periplasmic adaptor subunit: MKRVVIVVIVVGAALSAAIAWKIHAQREALEGPPQGSGVIEGDGVDLAARIGARVIAAPVEEGARVEAGAVILELACDEPEARLAEAEARLAAAGAQATGAAAQAEAARRQSQAARASIGAASAQASALDAQASVASREAERVESMGDHAALSRRDQARTAATGLEAQVSAARAQRTAARRQASAATSQAEAAAAQADASARGVAAIEAMVRAARVAVDECRILAPRAGVLERLYYEPGELVMPGATVARLVDPARVTVTFYVPNADVDEARVGMRARVVADALEGRVFEGTVQRVALEAEFTPRNIQTRSDRDRLVFPVEVELTNEDEALRAGMPVTVTLQTGQRE
- a CDS encoding ABC transporter ATP-binding protein, which encodes MSAVSAEGLWRSFGDTRAVRGVSLAVEPGELYGLVGPDGAGKTTTIGCLAGLMHPDRGAVRVLGEDPMARGSKAREQLGLMPQEYSLYGDLSIGENLWFFGQLFGLPKALFRQRTERLLAITRLAPFVDRRASALSGGMYKKLALSCALLHEPRVLLLDEPTNGVDPVSRRELWELIYEFVAEGMAVLISTPYMDEAARCHRVGLMHEGKIIAEGGPGALTDALEHDVFELEGGDREALHAALSSLPGVVAASPAGARLRVVLSPRHTQEAQAALTQLGARLRRVRPDFEDLFLARIAPEAA
- a CDS encoding ABC transporter ATP-binding protein, which translates into the protein MKNAIEVQDLRKQFGDFVAVRDVSFEVERGEIFGYLGANGAGKSTTIRMLCGLLAPTSGAARVAGHDVARAPGRVKASIGYMSQKFSLYLDLNAQHNLEFFGGIYGLRGKALTRAIDAAVEQTGLGAHRDAVTGSLPGGIRQRLALACAILHRPTIVFLDEPTAGVDPASRRDFWRLIRGMAASGTTVFVTTHYMDEAEYCARIGLMVDGALVALDTPHALKRRFVPGETLAVEGRGLHHAVKAARALPSVVAAEPFGARLHVRFQEGAADAARLRAALESTGAVVERVESVEASLEDVFLAVVGADDAEEAA